The window GTAAAGGGAAGCCCTCCGACAAGAACAAGCGGAATGAATAGGGCGAACGCGATGATGGCTGTAATAATCCGTTGCTTCACACATTCCCCTCTCCTTCCACACTCCCGAACCGACGATGGCGCATTTGAAACTCTTCAATGGAATTCAGCAAGCATACCTCGTCGAAATCGGGCCATAATACATCCGAAAAAGATAATTCTGCATAGGCCAGCTGCCATAGCATGAAATTGGACAGCCGCACTTCTCCGCTCGTGCGGATCAATAAATCCGGTTCCGGCAAATGGGCTGTCATCAAATGCGAACCGATCAACGTTTCATTAATTTCCTCAATAGCCAGCGAGCCTTCCTGGACAAGCGCGGCAATCTCCTTGAGCGTCTCTGCCATTTCCAGACGGCTGCCATAGTTCATAGCGAAGTTCAAAACCATGCCGTCATTGTGCTTTGTCGCTTCTCTCGCTTTATAGATGGCCGCTTTCGTATGTTCCGGCAATTTGTCAAAGTTTCCGATCATCTCGACTTTCACATTTTGCTCGATCAATTCGGGAAGGTAGGTACTCAGGAACTCCCCAGGCAGTTTCATGAGAAAATCGATTTCCATTTTTGGCCGCTTCCAATTTTCTGTGGAGAAAGCATAAAGCGTCAACGCTTGAATACCCAGTTCATTTGCCATTCGCGTAATTTTACGGACCGTTTTCATCCCCTCGTGGTGGCCGGCAACTCTCGGTAGATTACGCTGCTTCGCCCAACGGCCGTTGCCGTCCATAATAATGGCGACATGGGCAGGGATCTGCCTTTTTTTCAATTCTGTAACGCGCTCGGCCAGTGAACCGTCAAGTACGCTAGGTTTTTTTCGCAGTATTTTATCAAGCATGTCGTATCCTCCACTCGACTACTTTTCAGAGCAAGTACATACTCTATCGTATCAAATTTACCGAAAAATTTCATTTTAAAGCGGTAATATAAATATATTCATACCTTTTTGGAAAATCAATTTCGTTGGACTTACCCAATCCGATGTCCGTCAGCCGCTTCCCTGTATATTCTATGCTTATGCTTCGCAAGCAACGAAAAAGACGTCCTGCAGTTAGGACGTCCTCCTGTACAAAAAGTTCTTCTATCAGATCTCCATGATTTCGTTTTCTTTATTCTTCGCGATCTCGTCAATCTTTTCAATATAGGAGTCAGTCAATTTTTGAATTTCCTCCCCATTCCGATGGAGATCGTCTTCCGTAATGTCACCGCTTTTCTCAAGCTTCTTGAAATCTTCGTTGGCATCCCGGCGAACGTTGCGAATTGCGATTTTTGCATCTTCCGCCTCTTTTTTCACTTCTTTTGCAAGTTCTTTCCGGCGTTCTTCCGTCAAAGCCGGAATGGCAAGACGGATGATGTTCCCGTCATTCGTCGGTGTAATCCCGATGTCTGATTTCAAAATCGCTTTTTCAATCTCGCCCAAGACCGATTTGTCATAAGGCTGGATGACAAGCAGACGTGCTTCCGGCACCGAAATGCCTGCCATTTGGTTCAACGGGGTCGGCGCTCCATAATAAGGAACGGTGATCCGGTCCAATAAAGACGCACTGGCACGCCCTGCACGGATTGACGCCAGCTGGCGGGTATAGGCTTCAACTGCTTTACTCATTCTGTCTTTCGCTTGATCCATTACTGTTTTCGGCACTACATATTCCTCCTCACAACCGTCCCGATCGGCTCACCGAGTACGGCCTTTTTAATATTTCCCTTCTCCATAATCGAGAATACTACGAGTGGGATATCGTTGTCCATACAAAGAGTAGACGCGGTAGAGTCCATCACTTCAAGCCCTTGGCTGATAACATCCAAGTAAGATAGCTCTGTGTACTTGATCGCTTTTTCATCTTTTTTCGGGTCTGCTGAGTAGACACCATCCACATTATTTTTCGCCATGAGGATGACATCCGCTTCAATTTCCGCTGCGCGAAGTGCTGCTGTCGTATCGGTCGAGAAATAAGGATTCCCCGTACCTGCCGCGAAAATGACGACCCGTTTCTTCTCCAGATGGCGGATCGCTTTCCGACGTATGTATGGTTCTGCAACTTGACGCATCTCAATCGAGGAGGATACACGGGTTTCCACACCGAGCTTTTCAAGGGAATCTTGTAGAGCGAGAGAGTTCATAACCGTTGCAAGCATGCCCATGTAATCCGCTGTTGTCCGGTCCATGCCCATTTCGCTTCCGATTTTCCCTCTCCAAATATTTCCGCCACCGACCACGACTGCGACTTCGACGCCTAAATCCATGACTTCCTTCACTTGCGCAGCAACTGTTTTGATGATGGCCGGTGATAATCCGAAACCTTGTTCTCCCGCTAGTGCTTCACCGCTCAACTTCAAAACGATCCGTTTATATTTAGGGACGCTCATATGAATCCTCCATCTACTCAATTTTCTCGAAAAACAGGGAACACATGATGTGTTCCCCATTGATAAAACTATTGCCCATTAGTTTCCTTTCACTTGGCTCATTACTTCATCTGCGAAGTTCTCTTCGCGTTTTTCAATCCCTTCACCCACTGCATAACGGATGAATTCT is drawn from Sporosarcina sp. FSL W7-1349 and contains these coding sequences:
- a CDS encoding isoprenyl transferase, which translates into the protein MLDKILRKKPSVLDGSLAERVTELKKRQIPAHVAIIMDGNGRWAKQRNLPRVAGHHEGMKTVRKITRMANELGIQALTLYAFSTENWKRPKMEIDFLMKLPGEFLSTYLPELIEQNVKVEMIGNFDKLPEHTKAAIYKAREATKHNDGMVLNFAMNYGSRLEMAETLKEIAALVQEGSLAIEEINETLIGSHLMTAHLPEPDLLIRTSGEVRLSNFMLWQLAYAELSFSDVLWPDFDEVCLLNSIEEFQMRHRRFGSVEGEGNV
- the frr gene encoding ribosome recycling factor is translated as MDQAKDRMSKAVEAYTRQLASIRAGRASASLLDRITVPYYGAPTPLNQMAGISVPEARLLVIQPYDKSVLGEIEKAILKSDIGITPTNDGNIIRLAIPALTEERRKELAKEVKKEAEDAKIAIRNVRRDANEDFKKLEKSGDITEDDLHRNGEEIQKLTDSYIEKIDEIAKNKENEIMEI
- the pyrH gene encoding UMP kinase codes for the protein MSVPKYKRIVLKLSGEALAGEQGFGLSPAIIKTVAAQVKEVMDLGVEVAVVVGGGNIWRGKIGSEMGMDRTTADYMGMLATVMNSLALQDSLEKLGVETRVSSSIEMRQVAEPYIRRKAIRHLEKKRVVIFAAGTGNPYFSTDTTAALRAAEIEADVILMAKNNVDGVYSADPKKDEKAIKYTELSYLDVISQGLEVMDSTASTLCMDNDIPLVVFSIMEKGNIKKAVLGEPIGTVVRRNM